The proteins below are encoded in one region of Citrobacter enshiensis:
- the lysC gene encoding lysine-sensitive aspartokinase 3: MTNIVVSKFGGTSVADFDAMNRSADVVLSDTSVRLVVLSASAGITNLLVALAEGLEPTERFEKLDAIRKIQFDILERLRYPNVIREEIERLLENITTLAEAASLATSTALTDELVSHGELMSTLLFVEILRERNVQAQWFDVRKVMRTNDRFGRAEPDIAALSELAAQQLAPRLNEGLVITQGFIGSESKGRTTTLGRGGSDYTAALLAEALHATRVDIWTDVPGIYTTDPRVVPSAQRIDEIAFEEAAEMATFGAKVLHPATLLPAVRSDIPVFVGSSKDPKAGGTLVCNQTQNPPLFRALALRRKQTLLTLHSLNMLHSRGFLAEVFGILARHNISVDLITTSEVSVALTLDTTGSTSTGDTLLTQSLLMELSALCRVEVEEGLALVALIGNDLSKACGVGKEVFGVLEPFNIRMICYGASSHNLCFLVPGTEAEQVVQKLHHNLFE; the protein is encoded by the coding sequence ATGACAAATATTGTTGTCTCCAAGTTTGGTGGTACAAGCGTAGCCGATTTTGATGCCATGAACCGCAGCGCCGACGTGGTGCTTTCCGATACCAGCGTCCGTTTAGTGGTCCTTTCCGCCTCTGCCGGGATTACCAACCTGCTGGTTGCACTGGCTGAAGGTCTGGAGCCAACGGAGCGTTTTGAGAAACTCGACGCCATCCGCAAAATTCAGTTCGATATTCTGGAACGTTTACGTTATCCCAACGTGATCCGCGAAGAGATCGAACGTCTGCTGGAAAACATCACCACGCTGGCAGAAGCCGCGTCGCTGGCGACCTCAACGGCACTCACTGACGAACTGGTCAGCCACGGTGAACTGATGTCCACCCTGCTGTTTGTGGAGATTCTGCGCGAGCGCAATGTCCAGGCACAGTGGTTTGACGTGCGTAAAGTGATGCGCACCAACGATCGTTTTGGTCGTGCGGAGCCGGATATCGCGGCGCTGTCCGAACTGGCCGCGCAACAGCTGGCTCCACGACTGAATGAAGGATTAGTGATTACCCAGGGCTTTATCGGCAGCGAAAGCAAGGGCCGCACGACGACACTGGGCCGTGGCGGCAGCGATTACACCGCCGCGCTGCTTGCAGAAGCGCTACACGCGACGCGCGTTGATATCTGGACGGACGTTCCGGGCATTTACACCACCGATCCGCGCGTCGTCCCTTCCGCGCAGCGCATTGATGAAATAGCCTTTGAAGAGGCGGCGGAAATGGCCACCTTCGGCGCGAAAGTGTTGCACCCGGCTACCCTGCTACCCGCCGTGCGCAGTGATATTCCGGTCTTTGTCGGCTCGAGCAAAGATCCAAAAGCAGGCGGTACGCTGGTGTGCAACCAGACGCAAAATCCGCCGCTGTTCCGCGCGCTGGCACTGCGTCGTAAACAAACCCTGTTAACGCTGCATAGCCTGAATATGCTGCACTCCCGTGGCTTCCTCGCAGAAGTCTTCGGCATTCTGGCGCGCCACAATATCTCGGTCGATCTGATAACCACCTCTGAAGTGAGCGTGGCATTGACGCTGGACACCACCGGTTCCACCTCAACAGGCGATACGCTGCTGACACAGTCGCTGCTGATGGAGCTCTCAGCGCTTTGTCGGGTAGAGGTCGAGGAAGGTCTCGCGCTGGTGGCGCTGATTGGCAACGATCTGTCAAAAGCCTGCGGTGTAGGTAAAGAGGTCTTCGGCGTACTGGAGCCGTTCAACATCCGTATGATTTGCTATGGCGCCTCCAGCCATAACCTGTGCTTCCTGGTGCCTGGCACCGAAGCCGAGCAAGTGGTGCAGAAACTGCATCATAATTTGTTTGAATAA